In Macrobrachium nipponense isolate FS-2020 chromosome 30, ASM1510439v2, whole genome shotgun sequence, a genomic segment contains:
- the LOC135202149 gene encoding nucleolar protein 58-like: MEERGKKGKKGDEEKEKEEERGKKETKRKEKDGGRNEKKGEQREEKDGKEEREKGEGTKRKRKIGKRRKRETRRKRKMRNEKKERQRQRERWRTRKKGDEEKGERLRKHEKKDWTEEKEKD; encoded by the coding sequence ATGGAGGAAcgagggaaaaagggaaaaaagggagacgaagagaaagagaaagaggaggaacgAGGAAAAAAggagacgaagaggaaagagaaagatggaggaaggaacgagaaaaagggggaacaaagagaagagaaagatggAAAGGAGGAACGAGAAAAAGGTGAAGGaacgaagagaaagagaaagattggGAAACGAAGAAAAAGGGAgacgaggagaaagagaaagatgaggaacgagaaaaaggagagacaaagacaaagagaaagatGGAGGACGAGAAAAAAGGGAGACGAAGAGAAGGGAGAAAGATTGAGGAAACACGAGAAAAAGGATTGGAcggaagagaaggagaaagattga
- the LOC135202150 gene encoding uncharacterized protein LOC135202150, whose product MEEREKGRTKEEENDGGNEKRKTKRKRKNGKERGKRETKRKAKDGGRNREKREDEEKEKDGRKERRKRDDEGKKERKSGRNEEKGKKGDETKRKMGNEKKGENEEKEKDGGTRKGKKGDEEEEERWSGSGKREKRRRNEKEKDGRNEQKGKEKREKRRWRNEEKEDEGEGERLRNEKQGRQRERGDEEKEKDGRKTREKGRKEKEKSEEREKVEGRRERERWRGTEEKGRREKAKDEERR is encoded by the exons atggaggaacgagaaaAAGGGAGGACGAAAGAGGAAGAGAACGATGGCGGGAACGAGAAAAGGAagacgaagagaaagagaaagaatggaaaggaACGAGGAAAAAGGGAGACGAAGAGGAAAGCGAAAGATGGAGGAAGGAACCGAGAAAAAAGGGAggacgaagagaaagagaaagatggaagGAAGGAACGAAGAAAAAGGGATgacgaaggaaagaaggaaagaaagtctGGGAGGAacgaggaaaagggaaaaaagggagacgagacaaagagaaagatggggaacgagaaaaagggagaaaacgaagagaaagagaaagatggaggaacgagaaaagggaaaaagggagacgaagaggaagaggaaagatggTCGGGGTCGGGAAAACGAGAAAAAAGGAGgcgaaatgagaaagagaaagatggaagGAACGAgcaaaaagggaaagagaaaagagaaaagagaagatggaggaacgaagaaaaggaagacgaaggagaaggagaaagattGAGGAACGAGAAACAAGGGAGACAAAGAGAAAGA ggagacgaagagaaagagaaagatggcaGGAAAACGAGGGAAAaagggagaaaagagaaagagaaaagtgaggaACGAGAAAAAGTGGAGggacgaagagaaagagaaagatggagaggAACGGAAGAAAAAGGGAGACGAGAGAAAGCGAAAGATGAGGAACGGAGATAA
- the LOC135202151 gene encoding uncharacterized protein LOC135202151 yields the protein MGNGRKREDEKKRERRKMEERRKREGEEESKDGEGGTRKREGEGKERWRKKKGGRRERERWRNEKKGGEEKEKDGGTKEKVEEREKGRTKRKRKMVEPRKKGTKRRGKDWRNEEKVGDEMKEKMGNEKKGKRRRREEKDGGTKKKGKAKKKDKDGGNGKKKGRRREGEREARNEKKERHEEEREMMAWSPEGKMKKGVRKEKEKDGGNEEPKGETKRRET from the coding sequence atggggAACGGAAGAAAAAGGGAGGacgagaaaaaaagggaaaggagaaagatggaggaacgaagaAAAAGGGAAGGCGAAGAAGAAAGCAAAGATGGGGAAGGAGGAACGAGAAAAAGGGAGGGCGAAGGAAAGGAAAGATGGAGAAAGAAAAAGGGAggacgaagagaaagagaaagatggaggaacgagaaaaagggaggcgaagagaaagagaaagatggaggaacgaaagAGAAAGTGGAGGAACGAGAAAAAGGGAggacgaagagaaagagaaagatggtgGAACCGAGGAAAAAAGGGACGAAGCGAAGAGGAAAGGATTGGAGAAACGAAGAAAAAGTGGGAGACGAAATGAAGGAGAAGATGGGGaacgagaaaaagggaaaaaggcgacgaagagaagagaaagatggaggaacgaagaaaaagggaaaggcgAAGAAGAAAGACAAAGATGGAGGAAACGGAAAGAAAAAAGGGAGacgaagagaaggagaaagagaggcacGGAACGAGAAAAAGGAGAGAcacgaagaagaaagagaaatgatGGCCTGGAGCCCCGAAGGAAAGATGAAAAAGGGAGTacgtaaagagaaagagaaagatggaggaaaCGAAGAACCAAAAGGGGAGACGAAGCGAAGAGAAACGTGA
- the LOC135202152 gene encoding trichohyalin-like produces MRNENKKGDEENRERWRNDKKRRRRERERWRNEKRKKGKRKRNGGNEKKEDEEKEKEWGRNEGKRENEEGKKKEMEERGKTKGRTKGRKEKGMAGGNEEKGDEMKRRKKNGGTREKRKEKREKGRRRGQRERGRNEKGRARGKDKDGKEREKETKEEGKKGKMGGRNGKKKRKKDEEKGERWRNEKNGRRRKKGRKRKVNRGKKGDEEKEKKMEGKETKRKKKGKGRKERKKGQKGMEGTRKRGDEERKKERIGGNEKKGEKRKGERWRKREKRERRKKEQKKNGGTKKKGKKKEKEERKMEERGKKGDEEKEKDGGTRKRETKRKRKMEEREKGRRRERERWRNEKKGDEGRSKKWRKREKREDEEKEKDGGNREKGRPKKKGRMMERNEKNWRKRRKKGGKMEERRKKGKDEEKEKMGEREKGETKRKEKMEKRNMKKGARPKRERTKIGGRAREKRETKRRERWKKREKGRRRERERWGNEKKGDEEKRKMEEREKREAKRKRKMEEREKGRRRERERWRNEKKGDEEKERWQGKCEGKTGGTRKRETEMKEKDGGNEEQGKGEERKTRWRNEKKRETKRERRKDGGTRKKGRTEEKEKMEERRKRKDERIKGGKRRNEKKGGRRGKRKDGGTEGKGDKEEKGRMMEERRKMERRKRKGERWRKR; encoded by the exons ATGAGGAACGAGAACAAAAAGGGAGACGAAGAGAACagagaaagatggaggaacgatAAAAAGAGGagacgaagagaaagagaaagatggaggaacgagaaaAG aaaaaaggggaagaggaaaaggaatggAGGGAACGAGAAAAAGGAggacgaagagaaagagaaagaatggggGCGGAACGAAGGAAAAAGGGAGAACgaagagggaaagaagaaagaaatggaggaacgaggaaaaacaaagggaaggacgaagggaaggaaggaaaaagggaTGGCCGGGGGGAACGAGGAAAAAGGAGACgaaatgaaaaggagaaagaaaaatggaGGAACGAGGGAAAAACGGAAG GAAAAACGAGAAAAAGGGAGACGAAGAGggcaaagagaaagaggaaggaacGAAAAAGGGAGGGCGAGAGGGAAAGACAAAGATGGTAAGGAACGAGAAAAAGAgacgaaggaagaagggaaaaagggaaagatGGGGGGAAGGAACGGAAAGAAAAAGCGGAAAAAGGAcgaagagaaaggagaaagatggaggaacgagaaaAATGGGAGgcgaagaaagaaagggagaaagaggaaAGTGAACCGAGGGAAAAAGGGagacgaagagaaagagaaaaagatggaGGGAAAGgaaacgaaacgaaaaaaaaaagggaagggacgaaaggaaagaaagaaaggacaaAAAGGGATGGAAGGAACGAGAAAAAGGGGagacgaagaaaggaagaaagaaaggattggtgggaacgagaaaaagggagagaagaggaaaggagaAAGATGGAGGAAACGAGAAAAAAGGGAgcgaagaaagaaagaacaaaagaaaaatggaggaacgaagaaaaagggaaagaagaaagagaaagaagaaagaaaaatggaggaACGAGGAAAAAAGGGagacgaagagaaagagaaagatggaggaacgagaaaaagggagacgaagagaaagagaaagatggaggaacgagaaaaagggagacgaagagaaagagaaagatggaggaacgagaaaAAGGGAGACGAAGGACGGAGCAAGAAATGGAGGAAACGAGAAAAAAGGGAGgacgaagaaaaagagaaagatggaggaaaCCGAGAAAAAGGGAGAccaaagaagaaaggaagaatgaTGGAAAGGAACGAGAAAAATTGGAGGAAACGAAGGAAAAAGGGAggaaagatggaggaacgaagaaaaaaagggaaagacgaagagaaagagaagatgggGGAACGAGAAAAAGGtgagacgaagaggaaagagaagatggagaagaggaaCATGAAAAAGGGGGCGAGGCCGAAAAGAGAAAGAACAAAGATAGGAGGAAGGGCCCGAGAAAAAAGGGAgacgaagagaagagaaagatggaagaaacgagaaaaagggag acgaagagaaagagaaagatgggggaacgagaaaaagggagacgaagagaagagaaagatggaggaacgagaaaAAAGGGAggcgaagagaaagagaaagatggaggaacgagaaaaagggaggcgaagagaaagagaaagatggaggaacgagaaaaagggagacgaagagaaagagagatggcaAGGCAAATGCGAGGGAAAAACGGGGGGAACGAGAAAAAGGGAGAccgaaatgaaagagaaagatggagggaacgaagaacaagggaaaggcgaagaaagaaagacaagatggaggaacgagaaaaaaagggagacgaaaagagaaaggaggaaagaTGGAGGAACGAGGAAAAAAGGGAGGacggaagagaaagaaaagatggaggaacgaagaaaaaggaaagacgAAAGAATTaaaggaggaaagaggaggaacgagaaaaagggaggacgaagaggaaagagaaaagatggCGGAACGGAAGGAAAAGGAGACAAAGAGGAAAAAGGGAGAATGATGGAGGAAcgaagaaaaatggaaagacgaAAGAGGAAAGGCGAAAGATGGAGGAAACGATGA
- the LOC135202153 gene encoding zinc finger CCCH domain-containing protein 13-like — MEEREKGGRNEGERWRNEKKGDEEKEKDGGTRKRERRERQRWRETRKGTKRKRPMEEREKGVLRERERWMNGKKRETKRKRRWRNEEKGRRREGDKREEREKKGTKRKRKMEEREKGRLREREDGWKRERENEEKRERWRNRKMGRQEERRWGREKGRRNERGDGGTRKREARARPR; from the coding sequence atggaggaacgagaaaAAGGGGGACGAAATGAAGgagaaagatggaggaacgagaaaaagggagacgaagagaaagagaaagatggaggaacgagaaaaagggagcGAAGAGAAAGACAAAGATGGAGGGAAACGAGAAAAGGGACGAAGAGAAAGAGACCGATGGAGGAACGAGAAAAGGGAGTactaagagaaagagaaagatggatgAACGGGAAAAAAAGGGagacgaagagaaagagaagatggaGGAACGAAGAAAAAGGGAGACGAAGAGAAGGAGACAAGAGGGAGGAACGCGAGAAAAAGGggacgaagagaaagagaaagatggaggaacgagaaaaagggagactaagagaaagagaagatggcTGGAAACGAGAAAGGGAGaacgaagagaaaagagaaagatggaggaacAGAAAAATGGGAAGACAAGAGGAGAGAAGATGGGGACGAGAAAAAGGGAGACGAAATGAAAGAGGAGATGGAGGAACGAGAAAAAGGGAGGCAAGAGCAAGACCAAGATGA
- the LOC135202154 gene encoding uncharacterized protein LOC135202154, producing the protein MKEGKREEREKGDEEKEERLEEREKGKRETKLKEKDGGTEEKGARRKRETRKMEENEKKGGTRESRKNGGTRKKGDEEKEKEWGRNEEKRETKRKEKMEEKREEKGETKRKRNMMERRKRETKRRERWGNEKRGTKR; encoded by the exons atgaaggaaggaaagagggaggaacgagaaaaaggggacgaagagaaagaagaaagattgGAGGAACGAGAAAAAGG AAAAAGGGAGACGAAATTGAAGGAGAAAGATGGAGGAACGGAAGAAAAGGGAGCACGAAGAAAAAGGGAAACGAGAAAGATGGAGGAAAACGAGAAAAAGGGAGGGACGAGAGAAAGTAGAAagaatggaggaacgagaaaaaagggagacgaagagaaagagaaagaatggggAAGGAACGAGGAAAAACGggagacgaagaggaaagagaagatgGAGGAAAAAcgggaagaaaaaggagagacgaagagaaagagaaacatgATGGAACGGAGAAAAAGGGAGACGAAGaggagagaaagatggggaaaCGAGAAAAGGGGGACGAAGAGGtaa
- the LOC135202155 gene encoding trichohyalin-like, which produces MEAKRKRKMEEREKGRRRKGERWRKREKGRPKKRKRQDGGKNEEGRKREKGRREKRKKWRTRKRRREKEKDGGTRKNKGRRRGRRKDETRKGRQREREDGGREKKGEVRREGERWRNEEKRETKRKRKDGGTRKTKGEEEEKEKRWRKEKKGGEEKEEKEGGTMKKEDEEERKMEEREKGRRREREKDGEGRDKGDEEKRERWGDSPPRKKGDEMKGERLGGTRKKGKTRKRGRERNGRNEKNERKRKRKRNGGTRKRETKRKDEKDGTETIEKLLKGRRKRKEKDGSVFWVSGNEKIKKTRGKREERKQTRKKGGEEKEKDGGTRKRETKRKRKMEEREKGRRRERERWRNEKKGDEEKKRKDGGNEEKGKKREKGGKIGEREKGRRKKEKDQRRRKQRWREEKDWENTRKRRKMERNGEREKRGDEEKEKDGKEREKGDKAKEKDERKDNEEKGDEERKGRKNGRNEEKGNGERKDKDWRNEEKRETKEKRERWRNEEKMGDEEKEKDGGIGKRETKKKERERWRN; this is translated from the exons ATGGAggcgaagagaaagagaaagatggaggaacgagaaaaaggaagacgaagaaaaggagaaagatggaggaaacgagaaaaagggagaccaaagaagagaaagagacaagATGGAGGGAAAAACGAGGAAGGGAGGAAACGAGAAAAagggagacgagagaagagaaagaaatggagaaCGAGAAAAAGGAgacgagagaaggagaaagatggaggaacgagGAAAAACAAAGGGAGAcgaagaggaaggagaaaagaTGAGACGAGAAAAGggagacaaagagaaagagaagatggaggaagagaaaaaaaaggggaggtccgaagagaaggagaaagatggaggaacgagGAAAAAAGGGagacaaagagaaagaggaaagatggaggaacgagaaaaacaaagggagaagaagaagagaaggagaaaagatggaggaaagagaaaaagggaggcgaagagaaggag gagaaagagggaggaacGATGaaaaaggaagacgaagaagagagaaagatggaggaacgagaaaaagggagacgaagagaaagagaaaaggatggaGAAGGACGAGACAAGGGAGacgaagagaaaagagaaagatggGGGGACTCCCCCCCGAGAAAAAAGGGAGACGAAATGAAGGGAGAAAGATTGGGAGGAACGAGGAAAAAGGGAAAGACGAGAAAAAGGgggagagaaagaaatggaaggaacgagaaaaacgagagaaagagaaagaggaaaagaaatggaggaacgagaaaaaGGGAGACGAAGAGAAAAGATGAGAAAGATGGAACGGAAACgattgaaaaattattaaaagggagacgcaagagaaaagagaaagatggaAGTGTTTTTTGGGTTTCGGGGaacgagaaaataaagaaaacgagagggaagagagaagagaggaaacaaaCGAGAAAAAAGGGAggcgaagagaaagagaaagatggaggaacgagaaaaagggagacaaagagaaagagaaagatggaggaacgagaaaaagggagacgaagagaaagagaaagatggaggaacgagaaaaagggagacgaagagaaaaagaggaaagatGGGGGGAacgaagaaaaagggaaaaagagagagaaaggaggaaagattggggaacgagaaaaagggagacgaaagaaagagaaagatcaGAGACGAAGGAAACAAAgatggagagaagagaaagaTTGGGAGAACACGAGAaaaaggagaaagatggaaaggaATGGGGAACGAGAAAAAAGGGGagacgaagagaaagagaaagatgggaAGGAACGAGAAAAGGGAGACAAAGCGAAAGAGAAAGATG aaagaaaggataaCGAGGAAAAAGGGGacgaagaaagaaagggaagaaagaatgGAAGGAACGAAGAAAAAGGGAATGGCGAAAGGAAAGACAAAGATTGGAGGAACGAGGAAAAAAGGGAGACGAAAGAGAAACgagaaagatggaggaacgagGAAAAAATGGGagacgaagagaaagagaaagatggaggaaTAGGAAAAAGGGAgacgaagaaaaaggaaagagaaaggtgGAGGAActaa